From the Burkholderia ubonensis subsp. mesacidophila genome, the window GAATGCACGAACTTGTTGTCGCCGATGTAGATGCCGACGTGCGAGAACGTGCGGCGCATCGTATTGAAGAACACCAGATCGCCCGGCTTCAGCTCGCTCACGCGCACCTTCTCGCCGACCCGGCTCATCTCTTCCGCGCGGCGCGGCAGCGACATGCCGAGCGTGTCCTGGAACACGTAGCGCACGAAGCCGCTGCAGTCGAGCCCCGAATCCGGCGTGTTGCCGCCCCAGCGGTAGCGCACGCCGATCATGTTCAGCGCGCCGACGACGACGTCGCCCGCCTTGCCCGCCATGCCGGACAGGAACGACTTCGCGCCGCCGGTCGACGACGATGCGTTGGCTTGGGTATTCTGGGTGGAAGCCGACCCGGATTGAGTCGAATTCGTGGCATTCTGATTAAAACTGCCGGCTTCGTCGGCGAACGCGCCGGAAGTTGCAGCGAACAGGACGCCGATAAACATCCCGGCGACGGCGCGCGCGCATGCCTGGGTCAGGGATCGGTGCTGCATTGGTCGATGGATTGTGCTTAAAAATCAGCTGATTGGCGGAAAATTTCGGTCGATACTAGCCAGCGCGTATCCGTTTGTCAAAACAAATTAAAAAATACAATCGAGATAGTCAGACCATTGGTGCCTTATCACGCTTTCCAGACCGCTTTCAACAGCTTTTGTGTGTAAGGATGTGACGGCTTTGTGAAGATGTCGGCGACGTCGCCGGACTCGACGATCGCCCCGCCCTGCATCACCGCGACACGGTGCGCCATCGCGCCGATCACCTCTAGGTCGTGGCTGATGAACACGTAACCGAGGTTGTATTTCTGTTGCAAACTCGCGAGCAGCTTCAGCACCTGCTGCTGGATCGACACGTCGAGCGCCGACGTCGGCTCGTCGAGGATCAGGATGCGCGGCTCAAGCACGAGCGCGCGGGCGATCGCGATCCGCTGGCGCTGCCCGCCGGAGAACTCGTGCGGATAGCGATGCATCACCGTGCGGTCGAGGCCGACCTCGCGCAGCACCGCGAGCGACTTCGCGCGCCGCGCGTCGGCCGACAGGTCCGGGCGGTGCAGCTCGAGCCCCTCGCCGACGATCCGCTCGATCGTGTGGCGCGGCGACAGCGAACTGAAAGGATCCTGAAACACGACCTGCAGGTTCGAGCGCAGCGCGGCCTGCTCGCGGCCGCGATAGCTCGACAGCGCGCGCCCCTGGAATTCGATCTCGCCGTGCGCGGTCTTCTGCAGCCCGAGCAAGGCCATCGCGAGCGTCGACTTGCCCGAGCCGGACTCGCCGACCACGCCGAGCGTCTCGCCCTGCCGCACCGACACGGACACGTCCGACACCGCCGCCACCGGCGCGGACTTGAACCAGCCCGCGAGGCCCGGGCGCTTGCGCGCGAACTGCACGCTCACGTGGCGCGCGTCGAGCAGCACCGGCGCGATCGGCATCACCGGCACGACCGCGCGCTGCGGCCGGCTGTTCAGCAGGCGCTGCGTATACGGATGCTCGGGCGCGGCGAAGACCCGCTCGACCGCCCCGCTCTCGACGAGCCGGCCCCGTTCCATCACTGCGACGCGCTCGGCGAAGTGCCGCACGAGGTTCAGGTCGTGCGTGATCATCAGGATCGCCATCCCGCGCTTTTCGGCTTCCTCGCGCTGCAGTTCCAGCAGCAGCTCGACGATCTGCGCGCGGATCGTCACGTCGAGCGCGGTGGTCGGCTCGTCGGCGAGCAGCAGGCGCGGCCGGCACGCGAGCGCCATCGCGATCATCGCGCGCTGCCGCTGGCCGCCCGACAGCTGGTGCGGATAGCTGTCGACGCGCCGCTCCGGCTCCGCGATGCCGGTGCGCGCGAGCAGTGCGATCGCGCGCCGACGGGCCTGCGCCGCCGGCACGCCGTCGTGCAGCTGGATCGTCTCGCCGATCTGCGCGCCGATCGTATACAGCGGGTTGAGCGCCGTCATCGGCTCCTGGAAGATCATCGCGATGTCGGAGCCGCGCAGCCCGCGCATCTCCCGCTCGCTGCGGGCCGCGAGGTCCTGGCCCGCGAAGCGGATCGTGCCGCCGACCTCGGCATCGCGCAACAGGCGCAGGATCGCCAGCGCGGTCACGCTCTTGCCCGACCCCGACTCGCCGACGAGCGCGACGCGCTCGCCGTGGCCAATCGCGAGCGTCACGTCGTCGACCGCGACGGTGTCGCCGAAGCGGACCTGCAGGCGCTCGAGCGACAGCAGCGGCTCGTCCTGCGACGGCGCCGATACGGTGGCGGCGCTCATCGCTGGCCTCCCGCCGCCCGCACGGAATCGGCGATGCGCGTGTCGAGCGCGTTGCGCAGCGCGTCGCCCATGAAGGTCAGCAGCAGCAGCGTCGCGACCAGCACGCCGAACGTCGACAGCGAGATCCACCATGCATCGAGGTTGCCCTTGCCCTGCGCGAGCAGCTCGCCGAGGCTCGGCGTCGGCGGCGGCACGCCGAGCCCGAGGAAGTCGAGGCTCGTCAGCGCGAGGATCGCGCCGCTCATCCGGAACGGCAGGAACGTAATCACCGACGTCAGGCTGTTCGGCAGCACGTGGCGCCAGATGATCTGCCAGTTCGTGAGCCCCATCGCGCGCGCCGCGCGCACGTAGTCCTGCGTGCGGTTGCGCAGGAACTCGGCGCGCACGTAGTCGGCGAGCCCGATCCAGCCGAACAGCGACAGCAGAACGATCAGCAGCACGAAGCTCGGCTCGAAGATCGACGCGAAGATGATCAGCAGGTACAGCTCGGGCAGCGAGCTCCAGATCTCGATCAGCCGCTGCCCGACGATGTCGACGCGGCCGCCGAAGAAGCCCTGCACCGCGCCCGCGGCTATGCCGAGGAGCGTGCCGATCAGCGTCAGCACCAGTCCGAATTCGACCGACACGCGAAACCCGTAGACGAGCCGGGCCAGCAGGTCGCGCCCCTGCGCGTCCGTGCCGAGCCAGTTCTCACGCGACGGCGGCGCGGGATTCGGCACGTTCGAGAAGTAGTTCAGCGTGTCGTAGTGGTAGCGGTTCGGCGGATAGACGACGAAATTGCCGGGCGCCTCGAGACGCTTGCGGACGTACGGATCGAGATAGTCGGCGGGCGTCGGGAAATCGCCCCCGAAGGTCGTCTCCGGATACGTGTTGAACATCGGGAAGTAATAGTGGCCGTCGTAGCGGACGACGAGCGGCTTGTCGTTCGACCACAGCGGCGCGGCGAGACTCGCGGCGAACGCGACGATGAAGATCACGAAGCTCCAGTAGCCGAGGCGCTGCTGCGTGAAGCGCCGCCACACGCGGCGCGCGGGCGACGGCGACACGCGCGCGCGCGCGGCATCGAGGCGGGACGGAGCGGCAGCCTGGCTCATGCGCGCCCTCCGCGGGCGGCGGGGCGCACGCCGGCATCTTCATCGAAACGGTGCGGGCACAGCGAGCGTGGGGGTCGTGCCAGCCTCCGCCGGGCCGCCCCCAGGAGGCTGGCCGCCCCCTCGGGGGGCAGCGAGCAAAGCGAGCGTGGGGGTCGTGCCGGCCTCCGCCGGGCCGCCCCTAGGAGGCTGGCCGCCCCCTCCGGGGGCAGCGAGCAAAGCGAGCGTGGGGGTCGTTGCATGTCAGCGCTCCAGGTTCTCGAATTGAATGCGCGGGTCGACCCACACGTAGCAGAGGTCGGAGATCAGCTTGGTCGCGAGGCCGATCAGCGTGAACAGGTACAGCGTGCCGAGCACGACCGGGTAGTCGCGGCGCACGACCGACTCGTACGACAGCAGCCCGAGTCCGTCGAGCGTGAACAGCGTCTCGATCAGCAGGCTGCCGGTGAAGAACGCGCCGATGAACGCGCCCGGAAAGCCGACGATGAGCGGCAGCATCGCGTTGCGGAACACGTGCTTCCACAGCACGCGGCGTTCGGACAGTCCCTTCGCGCGCGCAGTCAGCACGTACTGCCGGCGGATCTCGTCGAGGAACGCGTTCTTCGTGAGCATCGTGATGATCGCGAAGTTGCCGACGACCGACGCAGTGATCGGCAGCGCGATGTGCCACAGGTAGTCGAGCACCTTGCCGGCGATCGACAGCTGCGCGAAGCTGTCCGACGTGAGCCCGCGCAGCGGGAACAGCTGCCAGAACGAGCCGCCGCCGAACAGCACGAGCAGCAGCACGCCGAGCACGAAGCCGGGAATCGCATAGCCGACGAGCACGACGAGGCTCGTCGCGACGTCGAACGGCGAGCCGTTGCGCACGGCCTTCGCGATGCCGAGCGGCACCGAGATCAGGTAGGTGAGGAAAAACGTCCACAAGCCGATGCTGATCGACACCGGCAGCTTCTGCACGATCAGCGACCACACGCTCTGGTGGCGGAAGTAGCTGTCGCCGAGATCGAAGCGCGCGAAGTGCTTGAGCATCAGCACGTAGCGCTCGAGCGGCGGCTTGTCGAAGCCGTACAGCACCTTCAGCTGCGCGACCTGCTGCGGATCGACGCCGGTACGCGCGCGCATCCCGAACGGCGCCGCGCCCTGCTCCGTCGCGCCCTTGCGCAGTTCCTGCACGGCCTGCTCGACCGGGCCGCCCGGCACGAACTGGATCACGACGAACGTGAGCGTCAGCACGCCGACGAGCGTCGGGATCATCAACAGCAGGCGTTTGAGGATGTAGCTCCACATAAGCGTCGACTCGCGATCGATTGAACGGTTGGGACGGCGGGGCGCGCGGCGCTCAGCTGCCCGGCTTGACCCACCAGGTCGACACGACCCAGCTCTCCGCCGAATAGTACAGCGGCAGCGTCTGCGGATAGCCGAGCGTGCGCTTGTACGCGACCCGGTGCGTCGTGCTGTACCACTGCGGGACCGCGTAGTAGCCGTGCATCAGCACGCGGTCGAGCGCACGCGTCGCATCGACCAGCTGCTCGCGGGTCTGCGCGGCGTCGAGCGCCTTCAGCAGCGCGTCGACGGCCGGCGACTTGAGCCCGATGACGTTGTCCGACCCCGGCTGGTCCGCGAACTTGCTGCTGTAGCGCGAAAACTGCTCGGCGCCCGGCACCTGCACCCCGAGGTAGCGGATCGTCGTCATGTCGTAGTCGAATGCGTCGAGGCGTTTCTGCAGCAGCGCGTAGTCGGCGGTGCGGAACTTCACGGTGATGCCGAGCTTCGCGAGATTGCGCTGGTACGCGATCACGACCGGCTCGAATGCGGAACCCGCATCGTCGAGGATCTCGAACGTAAACGGCTCGCCCTGCGCGTTGCGCAACGCGCCGTCACGATACGTCCAGCCAGCCTGCGCGAGCAGCGCGCGCGCCTTCAGCAGGTTCGCGCGCAGCGAGCCGGGCGGATTCGTGTTCGGCTGCGCGACCATCGGGCCGAACACCGCCGGGTCGAGCTGCGCGCGCAGCGGGTCGAGCAGCGCGAGCTCGCCCGGCCCCGGCATGCCGGTCGCCTGCAGGTCGGTGTCGGCAAAGTAGCTGTCGAGGCGCGTGTAGCCGCCGTAGAACAGCTGGCGGTTCAGCCATTCGAAGTCGAGCGCGAGGTCGAGCGCCTGGCGCACCCGCACGTCGCGGAACAGCGGCCGGCGCAGGTTCATCATGAAGCCCTGCATGCCCGCGCCGTTGTGCTGCCGGAACTCGCGCTTCACCAGCTCGCCGCTGTCGAAGCGCTTGCCGACGTCGTGCCGCACCCAGTTGCGCGCGATGTTCTCGACGAGCACGTCGTACTCGCCCGCCTTGAACCCCTGCAGGCGCGTGACGTTGTCGCCGTACAGCTTGTAGACGATCCGCTCGAAGTTGTGGGTGCCCACCCGCACCGGCAGGTCGGCGCCCCAGTACGTGGGGTTGCGCCGGTACGTGATGTTGCGGCCATTGTCGTTACGCTCGATCAGGTACGGCCCGCTGCCGATCGGCTGCTCGAACGCGAGCTGGTCGAACGCGATGCGCGTGCCGTCCGCGCGCAGCCCCCATTTGCGCGAGAACACCGGCACCGAGGCCGCGATCAGCGGCAGCTCGCGGTTGCGCTGGCGGAACTCGAACCGCACCGTGGCCGGGTCGACGATCACCGCGCGCGCGATGTCGCCGAGGTACGCGGCGAACTGCGGCGCCGCCTGCTTGCTCTTCAGCGTGTCGAACGAGTACTTGACGTCGGCTGCCGTCACCGGGTCGCCGTTCGAGAAGCGCGCGCGCGGGTTCAGGTGGAACGTGACCGACAGGCGGTCCGGCGCGACCGCGATGTCGTCGGCAAGCAGCCCGTACGCGGACGCGGGCTCGTCCAGGCTGCCCGTCGCCAGGCTCTCGAACAGCATCTCGATGCCGGGCGCGGGATTGCCGCGCATCGTATACGGGTTGAACTTGTCGAACGACGTCATCCGGCTCGGGTTCGCGAGCACGAGCGTGCCGCCCTTCGGCGCATCCGGATTCACATAGTCGAAATGCGTGAAGCCCGGCGGATATTTCGGCTCGCCGTACTGGGCGATCGCATAGGCGGCATGCGCGGCGCTCGCGGCAAGCACGGCCTGCATCAGCAGCGCGGCCGCGGCGCGGCCGGCAGCCCGCGCGACACCGGAACGGGCGGGCGCGGCGGCGCTCCGGGGCGAACCCTTCGTCATAAAGTCCTGTCGATCGATTGAGGGTGGCAACGTCCGCGCATTCTACCCATTCGGATGGACCTGCCACCATTCGGCATTCGCCTATGCTTGCGGTTCGAGCCGGAAAAAACAAAAACCCCACGCTTTAACCAGCGTGGGGTTCGTCGGCGGCCTGAACCGCCCCGGCGGCGGCGCGGAATCGACGCGTAGTTGGCGCGCCCGCCTGCCGATCAGCGCCAGCCGTTGTGACGGCCGCGATCGTGATCCCAGTGGCCGCGGTCGTCCCAGCCGCGATGGTGGCGATACCAGTCGTCGCGCCCCCAGTAGCGGCGGCCGTCCCAATAGCGATCGCCGTGCCAGCCGATCACGATGGCCGGCGCGGGCGCCGCATACACGGGTGCGCCATACACCGGCGCCGGCTGGTAGACGACCGGCGGCGGCGCGTACACCGGCGCGGGCGCGACGTAGACGGGCGCCGGCACGCCGACGTTGATCCCGACATTGACACCCGCCATTGCTGCGCCCGACAGGAGCAACGCCGCGGTACCTGTGATGAGCGACGCAACACGCAAGGTCTTCATGGATTCCTCTTCTGGTTGTTTCATGGGTGATTCGACTATAGCGACATGCGCCGCGCGCGCATATTTCAAGTTTGTAAGAAATGATGCGCGGGATCGCAACCCGGACGGGCTTTAACGTCTTGTAACATTCGCGCCCGTGCCGCACCCCTGCCGCACCGGTGCGGCGGGAATGATGGCGCAGCGCGCGGAGACATCCCGCACGCGGACGGGCAATAAAAAAAGAGCGGCACATCGCGTGCCGCTCTTCTTGTTTCGGGAACCGCTGCCGCGTTATCGCGACATCATGTTCATGGTCACGTTGTGCATCACCCACAGCGTGCCGACGATCAGGATCGCCGCGGTCAGCACCGTGTAGCTGAACGCCATCACGTTCCAGCGCTGCCCCGACGAGCTGTTCATGTGCAGGAAGTACACGAGGTGCACGACGATCTGCACGAACGCGAGCACCGCGAGCGCGATCAGCGACGCATGCGGCGACAGCACGCCGCCGAGCACGAGACCGAACGATGCGGCCGTGAGCAGCACCGACAGGATGAAGCCGGCGATGTAGCCGCCGACGCTGCCGTGCCCTGCTTCGAGTTGAGACGAATGCGAATGGGCCATTTAGATCACGCTCGCAAGATAGACAAAGGAAAACACGCAGATCCACACGACGTCGAGGAAGTGCCAGAACAGGCTGAGGCACGTCAGGCGCCGGATGTCGCGCTCGGTCAGCGCGTGGCCGAACGCGATCTGCGCGGCCAGCACGATCATCCACACGAGACCCGCGGTCACGTGCAGCCCGTGCGTGCCGACCAGCGTGAAGAACGCCGACAGGAACGCG encodes:
- a CDS encoding ABC transporter permease encodes the protein MSQAAAPSRLDAARARVSPSPARRVWRRFTQQRLGYWSFVIFIVAFAASLAAPLWSNDKPLVVRYDGHYYFPMFNTYPETTFGGDFPTPADYLDPYVRKRLEAPGNFVVYPPNRYHYDTLNYFSNVPNPAPPSRENWLGTDAQGRDLLARLVYGFRVSVEFGLVLTLIGTLLGIAAGAVQGFFGGRVDIVGQRLIEIWSSLPELYLLIIFASIFEPSFVLLIVLLSLFGWIGLADYVRAEFLRNRTQDYVRAARAMGLTNWQIIWRHVLPNSLTSVITFLPFRMSGAILALTSLDFLGLGVPPPTPSLGELLAQGKGNLDAWWISLSTFGVLVATLLLLTFMGDALRNALDTRIADSVRAAGGQR
- a CDS encoding C40 family peptidase, translating into MQHRSLTQACARAVAGMFIGVLFAATSGAFADEAGSFNQNATNSTQSGSASTQNTQANASSSTGGAKSFLSGMAGKAGDVVVGALNMIGVRYRWGGNTPDSGLDCSGFVRYVFQDTLGMSLPRRAEEMSRVGEKVRVSELKPGDLVFFNTMRRTFSHVGIYIGDNKFVHSPSTGSTIRVDDLDSTYWEKRFNGARRIETQFPMKADDLRQRVRATLGDDAANGSN
- a CDS encoding ABC transporter ATP-binding protein; protein product: MSAATVSAPSQDEPLLSLERLQVRFGDTVAVDDVTLAIGHGERVALVGESGSGKSVTALAILRLLRDAEVGGTIRFAGQDLAARSEREMRGLRGSDIAMIFQEPMTALNPLYTIGAQIGETIQLHDGVPAAQARRRAIALLARTGIAEPERRVDSYPHQLSGGQRQRAMIAMALACRPRLLLADEPTTALDVTIRAQIVELLLELQREEAEKRGMAILMITHDLNLVRHFAERVAVMERGRLVESGAVERVFAAPEHPYTQRLLNSRPQRAVVPVMPIAPVLLDARHVSVQFARKRPGLAGWFKSAPVAAVSDVSVSVRQGETLGVVGESGSGKSTLAMALLGLQKTAHGEIEFQGRALSSYRGREQAALRSNLQVVFQDPFSSLSPRHTIERIVGEGLELHRPDLSADARRAKSLAVLREVGLDRTVMHRYPHEFSGGQRQRIAIARALVLEPRILILDEPTSALDVSIQQQVLKLLASLQQKYNLGYVFISHDLEVIGAMAHRVAVMQGGAIVESGDVADIFTKPSHPYTQKLLKAVWKA
- a CDS encoding extracellular solute-binding protein — its product is MTKGSPRSAAAPARSGVARAAGRAAAALLMQAVLAASAAHAAYAIAQYGEPKYPPGFTHFDYVNPDAPKGGTLVLANPSRMTSFDKFNPYTMRGNPAPGIEMLFESLATGSLDEPASAYGLLADDIAVAPDRLSVTFHLNPRARFSNGDPVTAADVKYSFDTLKSKQAAPQFAAYLGDIARAVIVDPATVRFEFRQRNRELPLIAASVPVFSRKWGLRADGTRIAFDQLAFEQPIGSGPYLIERNDNGRNITYRRNPTYWGADLPVRVGTHNFERIVYKLYGDNVTRLQGFKAGEYDVLVENIARNWVRHDVGKRFDSGELVKREFRQHNGAGMQGFMMNLRRPLFRDVRVRQALDLALDFEWLNRQLFYGGYTRLDSYFADTDLQATGMPGPGELALLDPLRAQLDPAVFGPMVAQPNTNPPGSLRANLLKARALLAQAGWTYRDGALRNAQGEPFTFEILDDAGSAFEPVVIAYQRNLAKLGITVKFRTADYALLQKRLDAFDYDMTTIRYLGVQVPGAEQFSRYSSKFADQPGSDNVIGLKSPAVDALLKALDAAQTREQLVDATRALDRVLMHGYYAVPQWYSTTHRVAYKRTLGYPQTLPLYYSAESWVVSTWWVKPGS
- the cyoD gene encoding cytochrome o ubiquinol oxidase subunit IV, which codes for MAHSHSSQLEAGHGSVGGYIAGFILSVLLTAASFGLVLGGVLSPHASLIALAVLAFVQIVVHLVYFLHMNSSSGQRWNVMAFSYTVLTAAILIVGTLWVMHNVTMNMMSR
- a CDS encoding microcin C ABC transporter permease YejB, with the translated sequence MWSYILKRLLLMIPTLVGVLTLTFVVIQFVPGGPVEQAVQELRKGATEQGAAPFGMRARTGVDPQQVAQLKVLYGFDKPPLERYVLMLKHFARFDLGDSYFRHQSVWSLIVQKLPVSISIGLWTFFLTYLISVPLGIAKAVRNGSPFDVATSLVVLVGYAIPGFVLGVLLLVLFGGGSFWQLFPLRGLTSDSFAQLSIAGKVLDYLWHIALPITASVVGNFAIITMLTKNAFLDEIRRQYVLTARAKGLSERRVLWKHVFRNAMLPLIVGFPGAFIGAFFTGSLLIETLFTLDGLGLLSYESVVRRDYPVVLGTLYLFTLIGLATKLISDLCYVWVDPRIQFENLER